AGTTTGGCGAAGCGGCTTAGCAGATCGTTCATCGAGCAAACCAGACGACCGTTGCCTTACGAGAAAAGGTACCGACGTTCGATCGAGGCGCCGGTCGAGGCCACGATCGAGCCCACGAGCTCGCCTACGACCGAGATCGACACTGTTTCCGATCGAACCGAGTACAAGGAGCATCGTCCATCGACCAACACAGCCGTACGCAGATCGAACAGTTTATTGGAATCGACGAGCACTGGAAGAGACGCATCGTACCGCGCATCACCGATACCAAGGCGAAGCGTCAGTCTATTCGACGACGACTATTACAGCTACGACTACGACTACGACGTCGACGAGGCCATTGGACGCGATCGCGACCTGCGCATGTCTACCGTGCCGTTCTCGAAGCCTGCTGTCAGAAAATACAAGGAGAACCCAACCGCGGCCGGTAAACATCGCAGAGAGAACTTCCACTCGTACAGAACCGACAAGATCCAAGAAGAAACGGCCATCGACGAGGGATTCAGCCTACCGTGTAGATCCGAGGCCGACCAGCTGGAAAGTAGCTACGCTACCGACAACGGTTCCGTCTCAGAAGTACCGGACGCGACGTCCAGCGTGTCCACCAAATCGTACGACACCTCGCCGACCACCGAGTCATCTTCGAACGCGTTAGACTACTCCAGGTTCTCGTACGCCGGTAAGTCGGACCAGTCGAGGAGCTTTGAGAACAGGCTGCTCGCTGCAGAGAATCTGATCAAAGAGTCTAAGCTGAGGAACCTGGGGTCGAACCGATTCGATCCGAACCTGTGCTCGAGTTACAGAGACACTAATAAGTGTGAGAAGCAGTCATTGATCTCGATCGGCGAGACGACAGGATCATCCTCGGCGATAGGGAAACGGCGCAGCTGCATACCGAGCCTGCGGTTCAGGTCCGGCTCGTTGACCAGAGACCCGATCGGCACGGTGGATCGTCGCAAATCGTTCGCGGACACGCGGGACCTGGGCAGCGTCACTGCGCGGCCGCTTACCCCGGAGAAGTCCATCTTGAGCAAGTTCTTCAAGCCCTCCGGCTCGAGCGACTCGAAGCAGAAGGACAAGGACGCCGAGAGGGAGAAGGAGAAGCCGCAGAAGTCGAAGCAGCACAGGATATCGCGATTCCTGCGGCCCGACTTCTTCGACACGCCCAGAGAGGAGAGCAAGTATGCTAAGGAGAAGGAGGAGCGTAAGGCGGCTGAGAACGAGAGGCGCAAATCTCGCTTCATGAAACGGAAGGGCGAGAGCAGAGCGCAAGAGGCGAGCGGCGTCGAGCAGGAGAAGCGGGAGAAGGAGCTGAAGAACGAGATAAATGCTCTGAGGAAGGACAGCCAGCCGAAAGATCCATCGGAGGAGCAACGGGAAAAGGATGCGTCACCGGGGACGACGACGATCGTCGAACAAGACGACGCGAAAAAGGTTGAGAGGCATGGTTCGCGGAATAGCTTCTTGCACTCGCTGGAGAAGAAGCTCGAGAGACTTCGATCGAACGAGGAAACGACCGTGGCTCCGTCCACGACTGCAAACCCAACGAAACCCGTCGCGAACGGCGGAGTCACGAGCGAATCGCGAGAACGTTCCGCTCCGCCCGGAGATATTCGATCAGACGCCGAGCCTGGGACTCTTCAGAAGGCCGTCAGCGTGGAGGATTTGACCGCGTCGAGCAAGCCAGTTGGTCGGACTGCCTCGAAGAGCAAGGTTTCGTCCGTGCTGGGATTGTTCAGAAGCGCGGACGCGAAACAGACGTCGAACACGATAGGCAGCCGTACGCAGAACACGATCCTAGGTAGGCTGAAGAAGAGCCCGCCGAAATCCGCGAAGAGCGAAGTCGCGGTTCCCGGCGAGGACGCGTATTCTAGCGCGAACGGCGCCAACGGCAGCAGGATACCGACGAAACTGTCCGTCAAGAACGAGTCCAAGTCGACGAAGAAATTCGTCGGTGAAGGGAAGAAACCCGGGCTCGAGTCGCCGAAGCGGTCTCCGCCGAAGGAAAAGCCTCCGATCGCCAAAGAGAGAAGAGCATCCAGCGAGAAGGAGACGGGCAAGGCCGCGGCAGCTAAATCGACCGACAGAGAATCGACAGAGAAGTCGAACGGAGAGGCGAAACGGCCGACGGAGGAATCCGCTGAGAAGAAGGAAGAACCTGCGAACGGCAGCGGCGGTACCGTTGAGAAAAAGGTACTCAAGACAAGGAAGAATAGATCGCTCGCGGAGACCGGATCGTCGACCAGCGAATCGACCAAGCGCGACGACACTGACAAGAAGCCTGTCAAGAAGGCTACCAAGGCGGGCGAAACTGGAGAGGGCAACGACGTCGACGGGATCAAGAAGAAAAAGACGACGCGAACAGTGAAGAAGTTCGTGAAGAAAGCGTCCTCCGACGGCTCCGACGAGAAACCGGACGACACTGGAAAAACCGGGAAACCACGAATGAAGAAGAAGCTGGTCGGGGCAGCGGAAGCCGCTCCAAGCTCGGAATCCGTCGTGAAAGTTCCCGGGAAATCGAAGGAGAACGGCGTCGAATCACAAACGAACGGGAAGTCTTCGACGCGGTCCAGCGTCGCTGACGCGAAGCCCTCGTCGAAAACTGATCCGCAAGAGAAATCCGTCGGGAAGCCGATCTTCGTCTCGGAACCGAAGGCGAACAACGGTCAATCGAAACCGCAAGAATCTCAGCGCGCAAACAGGACCAACTTGAAGCTGGACTTGTCGAAAATACCACAACACTCGTTCCGGAACACCACGCCGAAGAGGGATTCGCCGAAGTCCGAGTCGCCGATGGTTTCTGTCGGCGATTCTCCGAAGACGAGCGACGACAAGCTGATCGAATGTCTGTCAAAGGTGACACACCGCGCCAGCATCACCGGCAACAAGATCGTGATCGACAAGCCACTGCGCGCCAAAGACGTCGCGGAGTTGAAGAGAGAGGTGACCGAGTGCGCGAAGGTGATCGAGAGTCACGTTGAGGCTGAAAACGAGAAGGTGCAACAGCGGAAAGTGACGCCACCAGTCATGAAgaaggacgaggacgaggagatCGTAGCTGAGGCGATCCGGATGGAATCGTCGGTTCCGTCGGCGAGCGAACAGCTGGTTTCTCCGGAAGATCGAGCGACGCCGACGATCAAACAACCCTGGAAGGAATCGCCGACGGATTTCCCGAACGACCCGTTCTCGCCGGTCGACGAGCCGGACAGTTTCGACTCGTGGTCGGTCAGTTCGACGGAGCTGAACCATGCTCGGCAGGACCTTCGCTCGCCGACATCCCCGTCGCATCCTTTGTACTCGAGGCCCTCAGATAGCTCGGCGGCTGAATCGGTGATCGATCGAATCCGTCGACGGAGCTTCTACTCGAGGTTCAACGACAGAAGAAGACCGTCACTGACGGCTCCACCGCCGGGCCTCGGGTTGTCCACGATCTCCGCGTCGCTGCCGCGAAAATACAGCTTCAGCGGGCACAGGGAGCATCGAGATCGTAACAAGTACGGCACCGGGTCTAGCTATGGCCTCGCCGCGATCGGTAAGACAAGGCAAGGGGATCAATATCATCGAACCAGAAGCTTCGACTTGTATGCCGATGACGCGATCGGCTCGCGAAACCGGTCCCTCGAGAGGGCGAGATATTCGGATGCGTCGGTCGCCTCCTCCCCGTACATCGTTGAGTCTAGATCGTCGATCGAGCAACTGCCTCCTCTATCCTCCTCGTACGACCCGCTCAGAAGATACATTAGATCGCCAACGTTCGATTTGTCCACTTCCCGAACGAGGTATCACAGCGCGGACTTTTCCGTCGACTCGGATCTCGCGAGCTACCGGAGTCCGTACTCCGGATTGCTGGCCGAGTCCGCGGTCGAGAGCCACTTCGGCTCGTCGTCCACTCTGCCGAGAAAGTACGGGAGCTCCGCAAAAGAACCAAAGACCGTCGAGTATTACGAGGAGCTGTTGGCTCCTACCGTCGGTTCTACCGATTTCTTGCAGATCAGAAAGTCCCCGATCTCCAGCGAGTATCCGAGCAGATGCGAGAACGGCTTCTATAACGGTAGCGGCTCGAAGCGCAAGCCCTACGAGGAGAACTCGAATGGCGCGGACCTTGCCGCGCAGCGCGAACAGGAAGAGGAGCGATTCGTCGAGCGGGCAAGGTACCTTCGAATCAAACGAGCGTGCCTCCTAGAAGTTAGCCCCCCCCCACTTGTTAAACTGAATCATTTCAACAGTTGCGCTAAAGTGCTacattgtgctcgaatattaaccctttgcactcggttgtcccctctgagaggcaccactaaagattgctgtaccattttattcaaaatattatttacattattaaatatatcggtatcttatcaattactaaacatttagctaTTGTAcgagatattataccaatttcatatccattaaatttcaaaaatcatgggggatggaaatattctagatcggaagaaatgtttaattttttccagataAAATAGCTCCGGGTGCAAATGGTTAAAATTCAGAAAACCGTTTTCCTCAATCTTTCGTCTTACTTTTTATATTATAGTTTTAACATTCGAGCACAATGTAGCACAAACTTAGCACAACTCGGCACAACTGTTGAagtaatttaattgaacgagTGGGGGGCTAACTTCTAGGAGGCAGCGAGTGTCCCGTGTCGATTTGTAACGCGTCTTCTCCGATTTCCAGAAGTAGAAGCGGGAGCACGAGCGCCAGCGTGAGCATCAGCGCGAGTGCCAGCACCAGCGACCGACAGAACGAAGCCGGCCACCTTCCGCCCATCTTCGCCGAACCGACGATCAGCCGTGCTGCCGGTGGCAGCGATCGCAGCTAATTCACAGGCACAACGATCCCATAAACGCGCGATCGAAAATTCTAGATTCCAATCTAGAGAACGTTTGTTGACGAAACGAAAAACGAAAAACGAATCCAGTTATACTCTCCGTTCGAGACTGATACCGCTAGCTCGGACGCACGCGGTCGACAGCCGCGGAATCGTTGAGAAAATAACGCGACTCGAAGAGTCGATCGATCTAGTCGAAAAAAAGCGGTGTGTAACTTTGCCAAAGATTTTTCTGTTGTTCAAACTCGCGTCGCTCGTCCCTCGACTACGAGAGGAGGAGAGGATAGGAAAGGAAAGGAGAGGAGAGCCGCGACGCGAGTCTTCCGGAAATCTAGTCTTCGATTTTGTTTCGTGACCGCGCTGAAAGAAATTCGCGTGCAACAGTTGTTTTGTTCCTTtactttcgtttttttttcttctttttgtaATTACCGTTGTTCTCGCTATTACCAGTGTCGTTGTGCTGCCTAGACCGTGCGATATGTACGAAAGGAAACGCGCGTGCACGCGAGAGCCGAATCGCTGCACGAGAGATCGCGTTCCGTGTCGAGAGATCGCGTTCCGTGTCGAGAGACGCGACGTTCCGGGAGTTTATCGGTCTTTGCGTCACGACGAATCGCACGAACGTTTCTTCGCATCGCGAATTTGGCTGCAGTATTTATAGAAATATAAGCGAAGGTATTGGCAGCTCGGGACAGCGGTCGTGTTCGGCCGCGTTCCGGAGCACCGACGAGTCTCGATTCGCGATTCGTGCGGCTCCGCACCGGCAAATTCGTAGCTACTTTAGCAGCTACGCTTAGTTTCCCAAATGCTTGGTCCACGCGAACGGTTTGCTCGCGATCCAGCGAGTTCTGATCAAGCGAAACTCGTTCTCGCGCGATCCAACATGAATTGGGACCACGCTCGCCAGGAGTTCTCTTCTCGACGAGCCTGAGACCCTCCGTGACCGTTCGGCTACGGTCTTCCGCTTGTTGTGTATGCgttttctattcatatacgtatatctttaaataaatatcatCGATACTCGAAGTGCCGCATGTTGGACTGCTTTGTCGAACCAACTCTGTTCTCTCTTTCTGGctttctctccccctctctttctctcttcgatCAACGGACACCAAATGTTTTTGAGGCAATTTTCGCGACATCGCGCGCTCCGACAACAAATTTCAGGTATTATCCGTTCTATGTTTCCGCATCATGATGAATCCGGTGAAATTGCGATTCCTCTCCGAGAGAtacgagaaagagaagaaacacCTGCGGCTGATAGAAGAGTTCGTCGCTATCGGTCGGTCGGAAGCACCGACCGGCAACAAGTTTTACGCGAAACACGATGCATTCCTTGATTCGGAGATCCGTCAGGAGTACGTCGATTTGGTGACGAGGCGCAACCTAATGATCCCGAAGGATGTTTATCCATCAGGGCCGCCGACGGTGAACATGCAGTACGGCTGGTACACGGATCCCTTGATACCACCGACGAATGATCCCCGATTACGGTTTCCCAGAACGCGAACAGACTTCATAGCTACCGAGCTCGAGATCCGTTTCACTCAACGGGGAATACCGGTCGAGAAATTCACCGGAgtgccgtttaaagtttaagCTTATCGATTCGACGTCGCGCCGCCGTTCAACGGACAGGAAAGGAGagaaaagagggaaagagagaagcgTGTTCGATCCTCGGCGAAATTCAACTTGTATCCGATGTTGTGCGCTCGTCGTTACCAGGCAACGAGCGCTCGACGCTAGTCCACGTTCGAGACGAGAGGACACTGGAGGACACACGACACAAGGAAGATCTTTGGGTCGCGTTACCGTCGAGGATCCGGAGGATTCGGAGCTATCGGCCGCGCCATTCCTACGGTAAGGCGCGAGCGAATCAAACACGAACGAACGAACAAAAACGCGATGCTGTTCAAGGATCGACGGTGATCAACCGGATCGACGCGCCAAAATGGCAGGCAAAGGCGGCAAAGGTTTCCGTGTAAAGGTGCGACTGGACCTGCACGCCGTATGTATACCATATCGTATCGTGTCGACGTTTCCATAGGTACGAGCTAGAGCATCGACGATCAACGCCACTACGTTCGATACGCGCGCCGTGCGCTGTTTCAGGTAACGTGTCCAGGCGTTTGGCTGTGCCCTAGCGGCAAAGTGGCACTCCGGATAACCAGCCTCGGCTCCACCCTAGAATCTCACAGAGTATCTCCGATTTTTCCACTATTATTTCACAACGAGTTTAACTTTAAGAAAACGTTCACACGGCTGGCTGCTTTGACAGAACTGCAACGGAAATTGGAGCAACAGACAATCCGCGCGGAATTGATACAATGGTTTGGTCCGTGCAACCGTGTCGTCGCGTTAGCCACCTTCGAAACCAATTTGGCGGACGTCCTCTACCCCCTGTCCCGATGCAAATGCTTGTTACCCGGAGTAGACGTCGACCTCCTCATGGATCCGACGAGATCGTTCCCCGTTAGTAAACTGTTAGATCCATCGAACGAGTCTCGGCAACACCGACGCGTTTTATGTTTCGTTAGGTTTGCTCGATTTTACAGATACCGGAACAAGAGATAACGTTTCCAGTTTGCCTCGGATCGTCGAGACTCGGATCTTTGGTTTTCACGCGATTCCCACTAAATTTCCACGCGGTTCAACGTTCGATATCCCCGCTAATTGAATACATTCTACCCGACCGGGGACAATTCAGGGTATTATAGCGCCCAAGATCGAAATCTCGACGAGAACCGTAATAGAGGAAGTGCTGGGTGTCCTCGACGGATGGTCGGACGAAGCGTCCGAAATCGATTCGACAATGACCATCTCCAaggtatatgtacatactgtgacaatttaaattgaaattcaactttcaatcgttATATTTccatctaaattcaaattttctATCGGTACGACGATCGCCGCTAACCACTCGTCTTTCAGCGCACGCTGTCCGCTCCGAGGAGACGACCCACGAAAGGTATCATCAGACAAAAGCGAGTGTGTCACAGCCGAACGCATCCTGGACTCGAAGTTCCTCGACCGTAAGTATCGACGAAGAATCGATCATCAAATCGACGCGTATCGCAGACTTTTGATAGTTTAAAGTTTTCGTTCAAGCGTGAGGTACCGGTGCGCGGACGAGAACGCGGACGTGGACAGCCTTCCTATTTGCCATCAGCCagaaatcggtcaacgttgtcGAACGTCTCGTCGATGCAAACGCATCGAATCCCTTCAAGACGTTCACGAGCAACCGAGAGACCACGAAGTCTCCGTTGGCGTTTGCGAGAACGCTCGTCTCTTCGATAGATGTCCAGTCTGTTCGTTGTACAAGTGTTACTTCGATTGCGACTGCGAGCAGGATGTAGAACACAATCGACAGAGTGCCGGCGGAGACCCAGAGTACACTGACGAATTGCGGTGTTGCGACGCTGCTCAAACATTCGCGTAAGTTTCGCAAGAAAAGTTCGCGACTTTGTTCGCGTTACGCAGCATCTTGTCCTTACAGAAAATCGTCGAGAGCTCGGTGCTCGAGGAGAGACGGGAATAGGTACTGTTGCCTGGACAAAGATCGCGGAACAAAGTGTCGGTACGTGTTAAAAGTAGAGATCCTGGTTTTCGAACATGTATTAATAACACACGTGTATACATGTACAtgtgtatttacatacacgtaCTTTAGTAAGAACAACAGGCTGGACCGTGCGTTTCAGTATTTCAGAATGCGATCGTTCGACTGCGGGACGGGACCATCGCGACGCGAGTCAAGGCTTCTACGGGAACTTGGAGAAATTTTACAAAGGAATGTACAAGCAAGCGAAACTCCGAGCGCGGGAGACGGACAACCCCTGATCGTCCAACCAATGTCTGTCTTAAGATTCTATAACGCGTGTGTAAAAGGCAACCATAAATAGGAATAAACCGGTGAAATCTGATGATTTATTTCACGTAAGCCTGTCGTCCCAACGAATATAGGGGCGTGTGCTGAATCTTCGTGCCGCGAAAGTTGACGGTTTTCGAGAGCAACgctggagtcctgagatatatACCTCGTGCCTGAGGCGTCCACGCTCTCAACCTAGCGTGCTCGTTCTCATGCGGTGTTAACGCGATCCAACCTAAACGAAAGAAAACTCGATCTCATGGAATAGAAAGCTCAACGAGCGTAAAACGTATGTTACGGTTCGGTCGATTACCTATACTCGATAACACCATGTCGGCTGCGGATTCCGTGTGGTTGATACCGGTGACATCGAATTCTTTCGAGCCCAATTTCGGCCAAGATTTCAACCGTTCGGGACTGTTGATTGGCACCGCGAAAGCTTTGGTTGTCAGTAATTGTTCGTAAACCTCGTCGGCGTGCTCCGTGTAGCATATCGTTATAGGCAGCTTATTACTTGCAAACAGTGTACACCTGTTGTCGAAAGAAAGAGTGCACGCTAAGTCTCGCTAAATCTCAATTCCTGTTTCGAAGAAAGGAGCACGTACGATCGACAAATTCAGTACCGAATGTAAACATTCCCTTTGAGGAAGTCCAATCTTCCCATGCCAGCCACAAACATGGTTTCCTTCGGTCTAAGGATGAACGTCCTCGGTGATATTGTTTGTGTGGGTACGGTCAACGCTAGTTCATCGGTAGTTAACAGGTCCAATACTTGATCCCGCTGAATGGTACCCGGCGTGTCGTAACACCAACGACTTTGCGCATATTCCGGCTGAGACTCGTCGAAACAGGGTGTCCTTTCCAGGAACTTCGCCGGTTTCTGCGAGAATGGATCGTCTTCGTCCTCTCTGTCGTCGAACGTTCTACCGACTTCATCTATGGAAAAACATTCGCAACTGTTCAATTCAGAAGAGCCGGTGGAAACTGTTTTAGCGTTATTTGTGGTCTCAagatcataactagactgcggatctttatgcgtttatggctactgaaaattttcaaaaaatgaaatataaaatttgcctgagtttagtacgatttctatttatttcaaatctataaaggctactaccattGAAAACAAGATTTGTGTGGAAAAACACGTTGTCGAGTCAAGAGAATATCCTTTACCTTGCAACGTGGCGTATCGTATGTTTCTCGTCTTCCTAAACTTCATACTTCTGTACTCTATCTCTGCGTGTTTGTAAATTCGTTCCTCCATAAGTCGTCTCGTTCGTAACAAGAGTTTCCTGGGCTGTGGGTTCAGAATAGGAAATTTCAGCAGATTCAACGTCGTTCCTGGCCAAGGCGATATCGTAGCGCGTTGCACCAGGTCTACAGCTTGAACTTTACAGTAATCCGAATTGATCAGCGTGTTGAACATCGTACTCTTTCCAACGTTCGTACATCCTACCAGATAAACGTCTcctgaaaatttcaataattctcaAATGTATCACCCTCCGGTCTGGATCATGATAAATCAAGATTAAAAACAAGTACCTCGATGCTTCCACATATGCTGTAACTTGTTTATGAGCTGCTCTATGCCGTAACCAGTCTTCGCAGACGCGAGCGTAGCGTGCATCACGTTCTCTCGTTTTATACCGGTTACATTGACTACAGTATCGACTAATTGGTTCTTTACGTTATCGAGAAACGTGGGGCAATCCCTTGGAAGTAAATCGACTTTATTTCCAACCAGAACAATAGGCGTGAAAGGATGCATGATGCTTTTCAAATCAGGCCATATACTACAGGGGAAATCCGTTAAATCAACGATTAAAATCATCGcgcattttttcctttttataacTTTCAACAGCTCCGGATAATCGTCTATCGATACCTTCACATGTAAGGCAGCATTGTAAGTCTTTAAGAAATGGCATCTCTGACAAACCGTACGTTTCAAATCTTCTTTGTTGCCACCTGAAAACAATTCCAATGGAAGATAACCAGGCATCAATGGATCTATGCAATGTAGCAACGCTCCGCATCCTCCACAATTAATGGAACTCAGCTTAGACGTTGGATCCGGGGTTCCGTAACTTTGAAATGTCTCTTTCTCCACTAAACTATCATTGA
This genomic stretch from Lasioglossum baleicum chromosome 4, iyLasBale1, whole genome shotgun sequence harbors:
- the Nuak1 gene encoding nuak family kinase 1 isoform X3 gives rise to the protein MLTVAPGKRADIEKICTHWWVNEGYDQNCLDIAEELAAQTPVRLDLLLSLVPQSASAEKLVVGDDRQGAGDVGNNVSSETLVPTRCHSVGSLMELDRNDSDRRIREMLLMEDESRTAQVSSGDAKRKLETTPSMEETTAAGVKRKERSRRKERTDEREPRNYRSGSRHHSAPIPNAITEEAMEVDPVVIVSPSDDPNGPDATTGSLELIKECNERSPSKERSKTPIPTPSSQKLEEPVADAPMADASKTSMDDREEKLAEDVAMRCQSVGSGQSLATTLDDRSKMVSKSETSKSRMAADETFVGHDSVSLEATQREFKKLKEKALSLDSELSTEVRDVPPRTFERRRSKIFETAEKFNQMASSTETEKPKKIFIPGVNVGGAKRVFERKASLSSIGAPPPAKPSASKVIIDVPTEKRTDKSVEQAKQSRETRNEEQQQQPQQQESEEDKKKDDAKKRAVDIITGAIGKPPVQRRVNGSPPVSPPGHEPKKLPLKIPVGTNDLRTATVSVSTPVDTNFSFDQSANSDKQMPGGAATTPTTDREMDDAQPEEPRMSSKMEITLKSATLPRPRKTSKAEISLSGTKSSEPVAFRSEVAAKIDAFQPQKLRTQRSEVAFPVAAAIPQAHRSASLEPDTRHAATSATATPKERIIPIQVEGDTERDRSLQHSSTPPTPPTPLSAAPKPPMSQRSISQRSGSLSRQSTADSDTDSALGSTVGPEPIRKSPREYIIPIAVEGGGYVTPRSGSVEPESKTGTSTSASASTNASRSRFARPRRMSSLLSDASEDESPFSTLHRDSEDLLQRHMHRLRSSRPSRQPPEHADSLSSGEDDDDDGFELLTAENLFSTLLSRVRSLTQRLNVDDNRNAGFPSSRLFGRLGPNTSQTFWGLNKPLSSYQTYVETRTVTTRLTESQFRHSLSRDGDTFSRKDSVDSNPSSPGTTHGSNSASTRETVFDIGNNTLPRDRVEREDAESEPMATTTPAARVTKDKRESLESMEPGLEHGFTPSLAKRLSRSFIEQTRRPLPYEKRYRRSIEAPVEATIEPTSSPTTEIDTVSDRTEYKEHRPSTNTAVRRSNSLLESTSTGRDASYRASPIPRRSVSLFDDDYYSYDYDYDVDEAIGRDRDLRMSTVPFSKPAVRKYKENPTAAGKHRRENFHSYRTDKIQEETAIDEGFSLPCRSEADQLESSYATDNGSVSEVPDATSSVSTKSYDTSPTTESSSNALDYSRFSYAGKSDQSRSFENRLLAAENLIKESKLRNLGSNRFDPNLCSSYRDTNKCEKQSLISIGETTGSSSAIGKRRSCIPSLRFRSGSLTRDPIGTVDRRKSFADTRDLGSVTARPLTPEKSILSKFFKPSGSSDSKQKDKDAEREKEKPQKSKQHRISRFLRPDFFDTPREESKYAKEKEERKAAENERRKSRFMKRKGESRAQEASGVEQEKREKELKNEINALRKDSQPKDPSEEQREKDASPGTTTIVEQDDAKKVERHGSRNSFLHSLEKKLERLRSNEETTVAPSTTANPTKPVANGGVTSESRERSAPPGDIRSDAEPGTLQKAVSVEDLTASSKPVGRTASKSKVSSVLGLFRSADAKQTSNTIGSRTQNTILGRLKKSPPKSAKSEVAVPGEDAYSSANGANGSRIPTKLSVKNESKSTKKFVGEGKKPGLESPKRSPPKEKPPIAKERRASSEKETGKAAAAKSTDRESTEKSNGEAKRPTEESAEKKEEPANGSGGTVEKKVLKTRKNRSLAETGSSTSESTKRDDTDKKPVKKATKAGETGEGNDVDGIKKKKTTRTVKKFVKKASSDGSDEKPDDTGKTGKPRMKKKLVGAAEAAPSSESVVKVPGKSKENGVESQTNGKSSTRSSVADAKPSSKTDPQEKSVGKPIFVSEPKANNGQSKPQESQRANRTNLKLDLSKIPQHSFRNTTPKRDSPKSESPMVSVGDSPKTSDDKLIECLSKVTHRASITGNKIVIDKPLRAKDVAELKREVTECAKVIESHVEAENEKVQQRKVTPPVMKKDEDEEIVAEAIRMESSVPSASEQLVSPEDRATPTIKQPWKESPTDFPNDPFSPVDEPDSFDSWSVSSTELNHARQDLRSPTSPSHPLYSRPSDSSAAESVIDRIRRRSFYSRFNDRRRPSLTAPPPGLGLSTISASLPRKYSFSGHREHRDRNKYGTGSSYGLAAIGKTRQGDQYHRTRSFDLYADDAIGSRNRSLERARYSDASVASSPYIVESRSSIEQLPPLSSSYDPLRRYIRSPTFDLSTSRTRYHSADFSVDSDLASYRSPYSGLLAESAVESHFGSSSTLPRKYGSSAKEPKTVEYYEELLAPTVGSTDFLQIRKSPISSEYPSRCENGFYNGSGSKRKPYEENSNGADLAAQREQEEERFVERARSRSGSTSASVSISASASTSDRQNEAGHLPPIFAEPTISRAAGGSDRS